A section of the Paralichthys olivaceus isolate ysfri-2021 chromosome 14, ASM2471397v2, whole genome shotgun sequence genome encodes:
- the p4ha1b gene encoding prolyl 4-hydroxylase subunit alpha-1b isoform X2, protein MLSSRMELLSWCLLLLSCLPLFSAHNDFFTSIGQMTDLLYTEKDLVTSLKDYIKAEENKLEQVKRWADKLDSLTATAILDPEGFLGHPVNAFKLMKRLNTEWGDLESLVLSDTTDGFISNLTIQRQYFPTDEDQTGAAKALLRLQDTYRLDANTISVGDLPGVKHKSHMTVEDCYELGKIAYSDVDYYHTELWMAQALKQLDEGEESTLDKVTVLDYLSYAIYQQGDIDRALVFTMRLLELDPEHQRAKGNRKYFEFQLEKQKKAEESERLVQKEQGIKGTSEKKKKPRKNITNQQVPERKKYEMLCRGEGIRMTPRRQSRLFCRYFDNKHNPSYVLSPVKQQDEWDRPYIVRYLDIISDKEMERVKQLAKPRLRRATVHDPKTGKLTTAQYRVSKSAWLTGYEDPLIEKINQRIEDLTGLEMDTAEELQVANYGVGGQYEPHFDFGRKDEPDAFKELGTGNRIATWLFYMSDVSAGGATVFPDVGAAVWPRKGTAVFWYNLFASGEGDYSTRHAACPVLVGNKWVSNKWIHERGQEWRRPCGLNETE, encoded by the exons GATGGAGCTGTTAAGTTGGTGCTTACTGTTGCTGAGCTGCCTGCCGTTGTTCTCAGCCCACAATGACTTCTTCACCTCCATAG GCCAGATGACAGATCTGTTATACACAGAGAAAGACCTCGTCACCTCTCTAAAGGACTACATCAAAGCAGAGGAGAACAAGCTTGAACAGGTGAAACG GTGGGCTGATAAGCTGGATTCGTTGACAGCCACAGCCATACTGGACCCCGAGGgcttcctggggcatcctgtgAACGCCTTCAAATTGATGAAGAGACTCAACACAGAGTGGGGTGACCTGGAGAGCCTTGTCCTCAGTGACACCACTGATG GATTCATTTCCAACCTCACCATCCAGAGACAGTACTTCCCGACAGATGAGGACCAAACTGGGGCTGCTAAAGCTCTCCTCCGATTACAAGACACATACAGATTGGACGCTAACACAATCTCTGTAGGAGACCTTCCTG GAGTGAAACACAAGAGCCATATGACAGTAGAGGACTGTTACGAGTTGGGGAAAATCGCCTACTCCGATGTTGATTACTACCACACAGAGCTTTGGATGGCCCAGGCCCTGAAGCAGCTCGATGAGGGAGAAGAGTCCACTTTAGACAAGGTGACGGTGCTTGACTACCTCAGCTATGCAATCTACCAGCAGGGGGATATAGATCGCGCCCTTGTGTTCACCATGAGGCTGCTTGAACTGG ACCCAGAGCACCAGCGAGCCAAGGGCAACCGGAAGTACTTTGAGTTCCAGTTGGAGAAGCAAAAAAAGGCTGAGGAGAGTGAACGTCTAGTGCAGAAGGAGCAAGGCATAAAAGGAACaagtgaaaagaagaagaagcccaGAAAGAACATCACCAATCAGCAGGTTCCTGAGAGGAAGAAGTATGAGATGCTTTGTCGTGGGGAGGGCATCAGAATG ACCCCCCGGAGGCAGAGCCGACTGTTCTGTCGTTACTTtgacaacaaacacaacccCAGTTATGTGCTGTCACCTGTCAAACAGCAAGATGAGTGGGACCGCCCCTACATTGTCCGCTACCTTGATATCATTTCAGACAAAGAAATGGAAAGGGTCAAGCAACTGGCAAAGCCAAGA TTAAGGCGAGCCACGGTGCATGACCCCAAAACTGGGAAACTCACTACAGCCCAGTACAGAGTCTCCAAGAG TGCATGGCTCACTGGCTATGAAGACCCCTTGATTGAAAAGATCAACCAGAGAATTGAAGATCTCACAGGGCTGGAAATGGACACTGCAGAAGAGTTGCAG GTTGCGAATTATGGTGTTGGAGGTCAATACGAACCTCACTTTGACTTTGGAAGG AAAGATGAGCCAGATGCTTTCAAAGAGCTCGGCACTGGGAACCGCATCGCAACATGGCTTTTCTAC ATGAGTGATGTCTCAGCAGGTGGAGCCACAGTTTTTCCAGATGTTGGTGCAGCAGTTTGGCCCCGAAAG GGTACTGCAGTGTTCTGGTACAATTTGTTTGCTAGCGGGGAGGGTGACTACAGCACCCGACATGCAGCGTGCCCAGTGTTGGTGGGCAACAAGTGGG TATCAAACAAATGGATCCACGAGCGAGGCCAGGAGTGGCGGCGACCTTGTGGCCTAAATGAAACCgaatga
- the p4ha1b gene encoding prolyl 4-hydroxylase subunit alpha-1b isoform X1 — protein sequence MLSSRMELLSWCLLLLSCLPLFSAHNDFFTSIGQMTDLLYTEKDLVTSLKDYIKAEENKLEQVKRWADKLDSLTATAILDPEGFLGHPVNAFKLMKRLNTEWGDLESLVLSDTTDGFISNLTIQRQYFPTDEDQTGAAKALLRLQDTYRLDANTISVGDLPGVKHKSHMTVEDCYELGKIAYSDVDYYHTELWMAQALKQLDEGEESTLDKVTVLDYLSYAIYQQGDIDRALVFTMRLLELDPEHQRAKGNRKYFEFQLEKQKKAEESERLVQKEQGIKGTSEKKKKPRKNITNQQVPERKKYEMLCRGEGIRMTPRRQSRLFCRYFDNKHNPSYVLSPVKQQDEWDRPYIVRYLDIISDKEMERVKQLAKPRLRRATISNPITGVLETAPYRISKSAWLTGYEDPLIEKINQRIEDLTGLEMDTAEELQVANYGVGGQYEPHFDFGRKDEPDAFKELGTGNRIATWLFYMSDVSAGGATVFPDVGAAVWPRKGTAVFWYNLFASGEGDYSTRHAACPVLVGNKWVSNKWIHERGQEWRRPCGLNETE from the exons GATGGAGCTGTTAAGTTGGTGCTTACTGTTGCTGAGCTGCCTGCCGTTGTTCTCAGCCCACAATGACTTCTTCACCTCCATAG GCCAGATGACAGATCTGTTATACACAGAGAAAGACCTCGTCACCTCTCTAAAGGACTACATCAAAGCAGAGGAGAACAAGCTTGAACAGGTGAAACG GTGGGCTGATAAGCTGGATTCGTTGACAGCCACAGCCATACTGGACCCCGAGGgcttcctggggcatcctgtgAACGCCTTCAAATTGATGAAGAGACTCAACACAGAGTGGGGTGACCTGGAGAGCCTTGTCCTCAGTGACACCACTGATG GATTCATTTCCAACCTCACCATCCAGAGACAGTACTTCCCGACAGATGAGGACCAAACTGGGGCTGCTAAAGCTCTCCTCCGATTACAAGACACATACAGATTGGACGCTAACACAATCTCTGTAGGAGACCTTCCTG GAGTGAAACACAAGAGCCATATGACAGTAGAGGACTGTTACGAGTTGGGGAAAATCGCCTACTCCGATGTTGATTACTACCACACAGAGCTTTGGATGGCCCAGGCCCTGAAGCAGCTCGATGAGGGAGAAGAGTCCACTTTAGACAAGGTGACGGTGCTTGACTACCTCAGCTATGCAATCTACCAGCAGGGGGATATAGATCGCGCCCTTGTGTTCACCATGAGGCTGCTTGAACTGG ACCCAGAGCACCAGCGAGCCAAGGGCAACCGGAAGTACTTTGAGTTCCAGTTGGAGAAGCAAAAAAAGGCTGAGGAGAGTGAACGTCTAGTGCAGAAGGAGCAAGGCATAAAAGGAACaagtgaaaagaagaagaagcccaGAAAGAACATCACCAATCAGCAGGTTCCTGAGAGGAAGAAGTATGAGATGCTTTGTCGTGGGGAGGGCATCAGAATG ACCCCCCGGAGGCAGAGCCGACTGTTCTGTCGTTACTTtgacaacaaacacaacccCAGTTATGTGCTGTCACCTGTCAAACAGCAAGATGAGTGGGACCGCCCCTACATTGTCCGCTACCTTGATATCATTTCAGACAAAGAAATGGAAAGGGTCAAGCAACTGGCAAAGCCAAGA CTGCGCAGGGCCACCATCTCCAACCCCATCACAGGAGTGCTGGAGACAGCTCCATACCGGATCAGCAAAAG TGCATGGCTCACTGGCTATGAAGACCCCTTGATTGAAAAGATCAACCAGAGAATTGAAGATCTCACAGGGCTGGAAATGGACACTGCAGAAGAGTTGCAG GTTGCGAATTATGGTGTTGGAGGTCAATACGAACCTCACTTTGACTTTGGAAGG AAAGATGAGCCAGATGCTTTCAAAGAGCTCGGCACTGGGAACCGCATCGCAACATGGCTTTTCTAC ATGAGTGATGTCTCAGCAGGTGGAGCCACAGTTTTTCCAGATGTTGGTGCAGCAGTTTGGCCCCGAAAG GGTACTGCAGTGTTCTGGTACAATTTGTTTGCTAGCGGGGAGGGTGACTACAGCACCCGACATGCAGCGTGCCCAGTGTTGGTGGGCAACAAGTGGG TATCAAACAAATGGATCCACGAGCGAGGCCAGGAGTGGCGGCGACCTTGTGGCCTAAATGAAACCgaatga